From the genome of Pirellulales bacterium, one region includes:
- a CDS encoding IS5/IS1182 family transposase: protein ISWLHQFRRLRVRYERDDSIHKALLTLGCIVTCSYFL, encoded by the coding sequence CGATCTCCTGGTTGCATCAATTCCGTCGCCTGCGCGTCCGTTACGAACGTGACGATTCCATTCACAAAGCTCTGCTCACGCTCGGTTGCATCGTGACCTGTAGTTACTTCCTGTAA
- a CDS encoding tetratricopeptide repeat protein, with protein sequence MNYKWLRMLCGCVFLGGLLLSAVAAFATDDPLVTIDPKYNQAVLDHPNDPRSFFNRANAWLEQQQFQHALADYNSALVINPEFANALFNRGFTRRMLKQYDLAMLDYNAVLLLHPEDVDALNNRAILQCLMQNYFAAQLDFDRALQIDPKNAHVLLNRKLLGEAIQQRQTVIQRTDQLDLEDSYIRFGE encoded by the coding sequence ATGAATTACAAATGGTTGAGAATGCTCTGCGGCTGCGTTTTTCTGGGCGGCCTTTTGCTGTCGGCGGTAGCGGCATTTGCGACCGACGATCCGCTGGTGACCATCGACCCCAAGTACAATCAGGCGGTTTTGGACCATCCCAACGATCCGCGCAGCTTTTTCAATCGGGCCAACGCCTGGCTGGAGCAGCAGCAATTCCAGCATGCCTTGGCCGATTACAATTCGGCCTTGGTGATCAATCCGGAATTCGCCAACGCCCTATTCAACCGCGGGTTTACCCGCCGCATGCTCAAACAATATGATTTGGCGATGCTCGATTACAATGCCGTGCTGCTGTTGCATCCCGAAGATGTCGATGCGCTCAACAACCGCGCCATTCTGCAGTGCCTGATGCAAAATTACTTTGCCGCCCAGCTCGATTTTGACCGGGCGCTGCAAATCGACCCTAAAAACGCCCACGTTCTGCTCAATCGCAAATTACTCGGCGAGGCAATCCAGCAGCGCCAAACGGTGATTCAGCGCACCGATCAACTGGACCTGGAAGATTCCTACATCCGCTTCGGCGAATGA
- a CDS encoding type II toxin-antitoxin system PemK/MazF family toxin, whose protein sequence is MLPKPSEVWLADLGLAAKTRPVVIVSRADDNPPRALVLYVPLTTQNRGSTYEVALPKLKFLDRDSVANVQGLGSLPTVRLERKLGALPNDVMNEIRRAIKLAMDLNENS, encoded by the coding sequence ATGCTCCCCAAGCCCAGTGAAGTGTGGTTGGCGGATTTGGGCTTGGCGGCGAAAACGCGGCCTGTAGTAATTGTTTCCCGCGCCGATGATAATCCGCCACGGGCACTAGTTTTATATGTGCCGCTGACTACACAAAATCGCGGCAGCACTTATGAAGTTGCGCTTCCAAAGCTGAAATTTCTGGATCGTGATTCGGTCGCGAATGTGCAAGGACTTGGATCGCTGCCAACCGTCCGACTTGAACGCAAGTTAGGCGCACTTCCGAACGACGTAATGAATGAAATTCGTCGGGCCATTAAGCTAGCAATGGACCTCAACGAAAACAGCTAA
- a CDS encoding cupin domain-containing protein, whose translation MLTKREFVFIVAVALVTFAAVTWAQSPAKPLLKSAAYDWSKTQAQANKTGFKRQFFDGPTATLEQLECHATTVNPGQATHAPVPQPADELIIVKEGTLEAQIDGQPQRVGPGSVLFTAANDLHGVQNVGDTPATYYVIKCVAAGTKSP comes from the coding sequence ATGCTCACCAAAAGAGAATTTGTTTTTATCGTCGCTGTCGCACTGGTAACTTTTGCAGCAGTAACTTGGGCCCAATCGCCCGCAAAGCCTTTGCTGAAATCGGCCGCGTACGATTGGAGCAAAACACAGGCCCAAGCGAACAAGACCGGTTTTAAGCGGCAGTTTTTTGACGGACCTACGGCCACGCTTGAACAATTGGAATGCCATGCGACCACGGTCAATCCTGGGCAGGCCACGCACGCCCCGGTTCCGCAGCCAGCCGACGAATTAATTATCGTCAAAGAAGGAACGCTCGAGGCCCAAATTGATGGACAACCGCAACGGGTTGGACCGGGCTCGGTGCTGTTTACCGCAGCCAACGATTTGCACGGAGTGCAAAATGTGGGCGATACCCCGGCCACTTATTATGTCATCAAGTGCGTGGCCGCCGGGACGAAGAGTCCATAA
- a CDS encoding deoxyhypusine synthase: protein MPSKKELLSRTIEHVDITQHNVVGLVEAMQHMAFTARDLARAADIYDRMLRDKECGIILCLAGSLISAGLKGVFVEMIRSRMIDCIVSTGANIVDQDFFEALGYRHYLAEDRLKAGLDDDKLRDAHIDRIYDTLIDEDELRVCDDTTRIIADQLPPRPHSSREFIQAMGAWLVEEGQGEGSIVRTAYENDLPIFCPAFSDCSAGFGLVAHQHARADQPKVSIDSVKDFYELTQLKIKNPTTGIFMLGGGVPKNFTQDIVVAADILGEEPPMHKYAVQITVADVRDGALSSSTLKEASSWGKVDTAYEQMVFSEATLALPLIAGYAWHKGGWKNREAKHFARMLEPAGVSAS from the coding sequence ATGCCCAGCAAGAAAGAGTTGCTTTCCCGCACCATCGAGCACGTCGATATCACCCAGCACAACGTCGTTGGACTGGTCGAGGCCATGCAGCACATGGCGTTTACCGCCCGCGATTTAGCTCGGGCGGCGGACATTTACGACCGCATGCTGCGCGACAAAGAATGCGGCATTATTTTGTGTCTGGCCGGCTCGCTGATTAGTGCAGGCTTGAAGGGCGTGTTTGTGGAGATGATTCGCAGCCGAATGATCGATTGCATTGTCAGCACCGGCGCCAACATTGTCGATCAAGATTTTTTCGAAGCCCTGGGCTATCGCCACTACCTGGCCGAAGATCGGCTCAAGGCCGGCCTCGATGACGACAAGCTCCGCGACGCCCACATCGACCGCATTTATGATACGCTCATCGACGAAGACGAACTGCGGGTGTGCGACGATACCACGCGCATTATTGCCGATCAGTTGCCGCCGCGGCCGCACAGTTCGCGCGAATTCATCCAAGCCATGGGCGCCTGGTTGGTGGAGGAAGGGCAGGGAGAGGGTTCGATTGTTCGCACGGCCTACGAAAACGACCTGCCGATTTTCTGTCCGGCCTTTTCCGATTGCTCGGCGGGCTTCGGATTGGTGGCGCATCAGCACGCCCGGGCCGATCAGCCGAAAGTATCCATCGACAGCGTGAAAGATTTTTACGAGCTGACGCAGCTCAAAATCAAAAATCCGACGACCGGCATTTTCATGCTCGGCGGCGGCGTGCCCAAGAACTTCACGCAAGATATTGTGGTGGCGGCCGACATTTTGGGCGAAGAGCCGCCGATGCACAAATATGCGGTGCAAATTACCGTGGCCGACGTCCGCGACGGCGCTCTTTCCAGCAGCACGCTGAAGGAAGCCAGCAGTTGGGGCAAAGTCGACACCGCCTACGAGCAAATGGTGTTCAGCGAAGCCACGCTAGCCCTGCCGCTCATCGCCGGCTACGCCTGGCACAAAGGCGGCTGGAAAAACCGCGAAGCCAAACACTTCGCCCGAATGCTCGAACCGGCAGGTGTTTCAGCGAGTTGA
- a CDS encoding Uma2 family endonuclease, producing the protein MALFTTTSNSVIPSNRLFTIADVSAMPRELPSGPVDYELDNGRIITMSPTGRIHGILQGRITAALISLADQQGLGQTMVEVGVILWRNPDRLVGPDVAFFSKGSFPLRESAEGYLETMPDLVFEVRSKNDSAADMQHKVADYLAAGVKQVFVVDGEAKTVARHTVGKPVEIIAEENTLHLGDIIPNFSLILRDFFRF; encoded by the coding sequence ATGGCGTTATTCACTACCACTTCGAATAGTGTGATTCCGAGCAATCGGCTCTTCACGATTGCCGATGTTTCGGCGATGCCGCGCGAACTGCCGTCGGGACCGGTAGATTATGAACTCGACAATGGAAGGATCATCACAATGTCCCCGACGGGCAGGATTCACGGGATATTGCAAGGGCGAATTACTGCCGCACTGATCTCACTGGCAGATCAGCAGGGTCTTGGACAAACCATGGTCGAAGTCGGCGTCATCCTGTGGCGCAATCCGGATCGCTTGGTTGGCCCGGATGTGGCATTTTTCTCGAAAGGTTCCTTTCCGCTGCGCGAATCTGCCGAAGGCTACTTGGAAACCATGCCTGACCTGGTGTTCGAGGTTCGCAGTAAAAACGACAGCGCAGCCGACATGCAACATAAGGTGGCCGATTATTTGGCTGCCGGCGTGAAGCAAGTGTTTGTGGTTGACGGCGAGGCCAAAACCGTCGCCCGGCATACGGTTGGCAAACCGGTCGAAATTATCGCGGAAGAAAACACGCTGCACTTGGGCGATATCATTCCAAACTTTTCGCTTATCCTGCGTGATTTCTTTCGGTTCTAA
- a CDS encoding nucleotidyl transferase AbiEii/AbiGii toxin family protein has protein sequence MPGEMVLAALRQVWTALEPLDIPIAVMGGLAVSAWGHLRNTQDVDVLVGVERARFDSVLQAVRPAGFRPKSRPVLFRIEQQNIAQLLYTPPDIQWDIQVDLLLVSTNYQKTALNRRVTTQLSGLDIPIAVLSCEDLILHKLIAGRVIDRADAAMLLRENRDEIDMDYLTDWIRRLALHSEFAEIWREAFPSEAPPAA, from the coding sequence GTGCCCGGTGAAATGGTGTTGGCCGCGCTGCGCCAAGTGTGGACAGCCTTGGAGCCGCTCGATATTCCCATTGCGGTTATGGGGGGCCTCGCCGTGTCAGCTTGGGGGCACTTGCGAAATACTCAAGATGTGGACGTTTTAGTGGGCGTTGAACGAGCTCGATTCGACTCCGTCCTGCAAGCTGTGCGACCAGCCGGTTTCCGCCCGAAAAGTCGGCCGGTGTTATTCCGGATCGAGCAACAGAACATCGCACAATTGCTTTATACTCCTCCAGACATTCAGTGGGACATCCAAGTCGATTTGCTGTTGGTAAGCACCAACTATCAAAAAACTGCCCTCAACCGTCGTGTCACGACGCAATTGTCCGGTTTAGATATTCCAATTGCCGTTCTGAGCTGCGAAGACCTGATCCTTCACAAGCTGATCGCGGGGCGCGTCATCGATCGGGCCGATGCTGCCATGTTGCTGCGCGAAAACCGCGACGAAATTGACATGGACTACTTGACCGATTGGATTCGCCGCTTGGCGCTGCACAGCGAATTTGCAGAGATTTGGCGGGAAGCCTTTCCCAGCGAAGCCCCGCCGGCGGCCTAA
- the glgP gene encoding alpha-glucan family phosphorylase: protein MSQLEVETIAAPAKKPNLAEFSPQSIYDKCLAIARNLWWTWHPDVINLFRDLDPIRWRQLDHNPIALLAEFTPERLEMRAAELVLYSRINQSYRRLKEYIGPRTMWGTTHAGVLGSKPVAYFSAEFGIHESVPIYSGGLGVLSGDHIKSASGLGVPLIALGLFYDQGYFKQHLDIEGYQHEEYLDTKVENVPMEPALGVDGRPITVRVDTRTGPLFAKLWLMRVGRVDLYLLDCDVDGNKPEDRELTSRLYGGDHRTRVRQELILGVGGVKALRALGIYPGVYHLNEGHSVFATLEAIRERMHDDGQSFDDSLREVAQHTVFTTHTPVPAGHDRFDAGLIEEHLGPTRDMLGISLQQLMGLGRVEPHNEGESFCMTVLGLKLSRRANAVSALHGHVSRRMWAHLWPWRVEEEIPIGHITNGVHVPSWLAWQMQQLYDRMFVADWMRHMGKPEVWQEIHRCDPGELWETHYALKNLLLQFVRRRVSRQCRRRGESDEAVEQARNLLDPNVLTIGFARRFATYKRADLIMQDADRLAALINDPQRPIQLIFAGKAHPADEPGKRLIRNTANLRHDPRFAGRIVYLEDYDINVARHLVQGVDVWLNNPRRPLEASGTSGQKAVLNGALNLSILDGWWAEAYDGKNGFAIGHGTTHVSDEIGDQRDALDLMRVLEQEVIPLFYDRDADGLPHHWIQRMMNSISSLAWRFSSHRMVADYVTHCYLPAAGGLSSDMTVR from the coding sequence ATGAGCCAACTTGAGGTAGAAACAATTGCCGCCCCCGCGAAAAAGCCTAACCTGGCGGAATTTTCGCCGCAATCAATTTACGACAAGTGTCTGGCGATTGCTCGCAACTTGTGGTGGACGTGGCATCCGGACGTCATTAATTTATTTCGGGATTTAGATCCCATTCGCTGGCGGCAGCTGGATCACAACCCCATTGCGCTGTTGGCGGAGTTTACGCCGGAGCGATTGGAAATGCGCGCCGCGGAACTGGTGCTGTATAGCCGCATTAATCAATCCTATCGGCGGCTCAAGGAATACATTGGCCCGCGGACCATGTGGGGCACCACGCATGCCGGCGTGTTGGGTTCCAAGCCCGTGGCGTATTTTTCGGCCGAATTTGGCATTCACGAATCGGTGCCGATTTACTCCGGCGGCCTGGGCGTGCTGTCGGGCGATCATATTAAAAGCGCCAGCGGCCTGGGCGTTCCCTTGATTGCGTTGGGGTTGTTCTACGATCAAGGCTATTTCAAGCAGCATTTGGATATTGAAGGATACCAGCACGAGGAATATCTCGACACGAAGGTGGAAAACGTGCCCATGGAGCCGGCGCTGGGGGTCGATGGCCGGCCGATTACCGTACGGGTCGATACGCGCACCGGGCCGCTGTTTGCCAAGCTGTGGTTGATGCGCGTGGGGCGTGTCGATTTATATTTGCTGGATTGCGACGTCGACGGCAACAAGCCGGAAGATCGCGAATTAACCAGCCGACTGTATGGCGGAGATCATCGCACGCGCGTTCGCCAGGAGTTGATTTTGGGCGTCGGCGGCGTGAAAGCGCTGCGGGCCCTGGGCATTTATCCGGGCGTGTATCATTTGAACGAAGGCCACAGCGTGTTCGCCACGTTGGAAGCCATTCGGGAGCGCATGCACGACGACGGACAAAGCTTTGACGACTCGTTGCGCGAGGTGGCCCAACACACCGTGTTCACCACGCACACGCCGGTGCCGGCAGGGCACGATCGCTTCGACGCCGGGCTGATTGAAGAACACTTGGGCCCCACCCGCGACATGCTGGGCATTTCCTTGCAGCAGCTCATGGGCCTGGGCCGCGTGGAGCCGCACAATGAAGGGGAAAGTTTTTGCATGACGGTGCTGGGCCTCAAGCTTTCGCGCCGAGCCAATGCTGTAAGCGCTTTGCACGGCCATGTTTCGCGCCGCATGTGGGCTCACCTGTGGCCGTGGCGGGTGGAGGAAGAAATCCCCATTGGCCATATCACCAACGGCGTGCACGTGCCCAGTTGGTTGGCCTGGCAAATGCAGCAGCTTTACGACCGGATGTTCGTGGCCGATTGGATGCGGCACATGGGCAAGCCGGAAGTGTGGCAGGAAATACATCGCTGCGATCCCGGCGAACTGTGGGAAACGCATTACGCCTTGAAAAATTTGCTGCTCCAATTTGTTCGCCGTCGAGTAAGCCGCCAGTGCCGCCGCCGCGGCGAAAGTGATGAAGCCGTGGAGCAGGCCCGCAATTTGCTTGACCCCAACGTGCTAACGATTGGCTTTGCGCGCCGCTTCGCCACCTACAAACGGGCCGATTTAATCATGCAGGATGCGGACCGATTGGCGGCGCTGATTAACGATCCACAGCGGCCGATTCAACTGATTTTCGCCGGCAAAGCCCACCCGGCAGATGAACCCGGCAAGCGGCTGATTCGCAATACCGCTAACCTGCGGCACGATCCACGCTTTGCCGGCCGCATTGTGTACCTGGAAGATTACGATATTAACGTCGCCCGGCATTTGGTGCAGGGGGTCGATGTATGGCTGAACAATCCGCGGCGGCCCTTGGAAGCTTCTGGCACCAGCGGTCAAAAGGCGGTTTTGAATGGAGCCCTAAACCTGTCGATTCTGGACGGTTGGTGGGCGGAAGCGTACGACGGCAAAAACGGCTTTGCCATTGGCCACGGCACCACGCACGTTTCCGATGAAATTGGCGACCAGCGCGATGCACTCGATTTAATGCGCGTGCTGGAGCAAGAAGTCATTCCGCTGTTTTACGACCGAGATGCCGACGGTTTGCCGCACCATTGGATTCAGCGGATGATGAACAGCATTAGCTCGCTGGCGTGGCGATTCAGCTCGCACCGCATGGTGGCCGATTACGTCACCCACTGCTACTTGCCCGCCGCCGGTGGCTTAAGCTCCGACATGACCGTGCGGTAA
- a CDS encoding acyl-CoA dehydrogenase family protein: MALLAAITQLNDAGMDQLCQRLAAEAASLDATGNWPQQQLAALGQAGVYRWFQPQHWGGLEWSEADLARGYLRLAAACLSTTFILTQRSAAVKRIVESENEAAQQQLLPRLADGSLFATVGISHLTTSRRHLAKPVLQARETSAGYVLNGFSPWVTGADHADTVVLGATLEDGRQILLALPTALSGVITPPHAQLLGLTASHTGPLECHDVHVDRQWLLDGPVENVMAVHGGAKTGGLQTSALAIGLAGAAIEFLSRESQQRSDLAGPTEHLQREHATWQANLLSLASGTEACTSEALRAQANSLALRATQAALAAAKGTGYVAGHPAGRWCREALFFLVWSCPQPVMNANLCELAGLGD; this comes from the coding sequence GTGGCCCTGCTCGCAGCCATCACTCAACTCAATGATGCCGGCATGGACCAACTGTGCCAGCGACTCGCCGCGGAAGCCGCCAGTTTAGATGCCACCGGCAACTGGCCCCAGCAGCAACTGGCCGCGCTGGGTCAGGCGGGCGTATACCGTTGGTTCCAGCCGCAACACTGGGGCGGATTGGAATGGAGCGAAGCCGACCTGGCCCGTGGATATCTCCGACTGGCAGCGGCCTGCCTGAGCACCACGTTCATCCTTACCCAGCGCAGCGCCGCCGTAAAACGGATCGTCGAAAGCGAAAACGAAGCGGCCCAGCAACAACTTCTGCCTCGCCTGGCCGATGGCTCGCTGTTCGCCACGGTCGGCATTTCACATCTCACCACCAGCCGCCGGCATTTGGCCAAGCCCGTTTTGCAAGCCCGGGAAACCAGCGCCGGCTACGTCTTGAACGGTTTCAGTCCCTGGGTGACCGGGGCTGATCACGCCGATACCGTGGTGTTGGGCGCCACGCTGGAAGATGGCCGGCAAATTTTGCTGGCGCTTCCCACGGCATTGTCGGGAGTGATCACCCCGCCGCACGCTCAATTGCTGGGCTTAACCGCCAGCCATACCGGCCCATTGGAATGCCACGATGTGCATGTGGACCGCCAGTGGCTGTTGGACGGGCCTGTCGAAAACGTGATGGCTGTGCATGGCGGCGCGAAAACCGGCGGGTTGCAAACTTCGGCCTTGGCCATTGGCCTGGCAGGGGCGGCCATCGAGTTTCTTTCTCGCGAATCACAACAGCGGAGCGATCTGGCAGGCCCCACCGAACATTTGCAGCGCGAACATGCAACCTGGCAGGCCAATTTATTGTCGTTGGCCTCGGGAACCGAAGCCTGCACGTCCGAAGCGCTGCGGGCCCAGGCCAACAGCCTGGCGCTCCGTGCCACGCAGGCCGCCTTGGCCGCCGCCAAGGGAACCGGTTACGTCGCCGGGCATCCCGCCGGGCGTTGGTGCCGTGAAGCATTATTTTTCCTGGTGTGGAGCTGTCCCCAACCGGTCATGAACGCAAATTTATGCGAACTGGCCGGCCTGGGCGATTAA